The genomic interval ACAGCTCCTATGCCTACGTCTACGCCAACCAGCCGTACCAGATCTACGTCTGCAACGCGTTCTGGAGCGCGCCGCTGACCGGCACCGACTCCAAGGCCGGCACGCTGATCCACGAGATGAGCCATTTCACCGTGGTCGCCGGTACCTCGGACTACGCCTACGGCCAGAGCGCGGCCAAGAGCCTGGCCACCAGCAATCCGGCGCGTGCGGTGAAGAACGCCGACAGCCACGAATACTTCGCCGAGAACACCCCGGCGCAGAACTGAGCCTAGCGGCGGACGCCGCGTTCGCACCAGCGGTGCCGGCAGGCATGCCGGCACCGCTGCTTCGGCGCGGAGCAGCGCAATGGGCCGCGTCGCAATCCGGGCGGTCGCCACGTTGGCCGCGAATGCGACAGAGTATCGGCGCGCCAGCGTCTACCGTTGGCACGCAAAAGCTTCAACCCGACGCCACCAGTCCTTCCATCGCCCGCACCGCGCCGCTGCCCGGAAACACCTGCGTTTCCAGCGCCGCTTCGGACACGCCCAGGTGCGCGCTCAACAGATGTTTGAACAGACCGCGCAGGTCGGTGGTCGCGCGCAGATCGCGGCCTTCGTTCAGGGCCCGCGGCGACAGCCCCGGCCAATCGCCGGCAACGCGTCCGCCGCGGATCGCGCCGCCGGCCAGGAAGGCGACGCCACCGGTGCCGTGATCGGTACCGCCGGTGCCGTTGACCGCCGCCGTGCGTCCGAACTCGGTCACCACCGCGACCACGCTGCGCTCCCAACTGGCACCGGCGCCGTCGTGGAATGCGCGCACGCCGGCATCGAGCTCGGCCAGCTTGCGCTGCAGCACCGCGGCCTGGTTGCCGTGCGTGTCCCAGCCCGAATCCTCGACGAAACCGATCCGTGGGCCATCGGCCTTGGCCATGAAGCTGGCGGCGGCGCTCATCGCCTGCGGCAGCTGCCCGCCCTTGACGCTGTCCACCTGCATGCCCTGCCCGCGCACCGCGCGCGCGAAGCCGTCGGCCAGTTGCGCATCCGCGGCGTACAGGGGCTGCAGCCGCTGCAGCAGGATCGGATTGACCGCGCTCGGCAACGGCGGCGACCAACTGCTGACCGCACCCGGGCCACGCATGATCAACGGCGTCACCGCGCTCACCGACAGCGCGTCGGCGCCGCGCAGCGCCGCCGCACAGCGGTTGAGCCAACCGCTGGAGGCGCCGCTGGGCCGCGCGGTGCCGTTTTCCAGGCAGTCCTGCGCTTCGAAATGCGAGCGCTGCCGATACGGCGGTGCCACCGCCACCACCGGCAACCACTGCTTGCGCGCATACAGCGCGTGGGCGAAGGCCAGCGCCGGATGCAACGCGAAACTGCCGTCCAACGCCAGCGTCTGCGGCGGCGCCAGCGCGCCGCGCAGCCGCGCATAGTCCGCATCGCCCTGCGGCACCAGCGCATGCAGTCCATCCAGCGCGCCGCGCAGCAACACCACCAGCAGCCGTGTCTGCGGTCCCGGCGTCGCCAGGCCGGAACCGGACCAGAGGCTCAAACACGTGGCCGCACCGCTGGCGGCGAGAAAACGGCGGCGTGTCAGTTGCATCGGGCGTTCTCCGCGGTCGGGTTGTGCGACGCGCCGCTCAGGCGCGCCACTGGAAGGCCGGGCTGGCCAGCAGCAGGGCCACGCCAT from Xanthomonas sp. DAR 34887 carries:
- a CDS encoding DUF1501 domain-containing protein, which codes for MQLTRRRFLAASGAATCLSLWSGSGLATPGPQTRLLVVLLRGALDGLHALVPQGDADYARLRGALAPPQTLALDGSFALHPALAFAHALYARKQWLPVVAVAPPYRQRSHFEAQDCLENGTARPSGASSGWLNRCAAALRGADALSVSAVTPLIMRGPGAVSSWSPPLPSAVNPILLQRLQPLYAADAQLADGFARAVRGQGMQVDSVKGGQLPQAMSAAASFMAKADGPRIGFVEDSGWDTHGNQAAVLQRKLAELDAGVRAFHDGAGASWERSVVAVVTEFGRTAAVNGTGGTDHGTGGVAFLAGGAIRGGRVAGDWPGLSPRALNEGRDLRATTDLRGLFKHLLSAHLGVSEAALETQVFPGSGAVRAMEGLVASG